The Fulvivirga maritima genome segment TCTGAATGACTATCTCACACCATACGACTGCTATCACGGGTCGTTTAACTAAAAAAAGAACAACTAATTCTTCCTATTAATATGAAAAATTAGTATATAAAAGAGGGGGATTTCCAATTTTGGATCAAAAACAATAATATACCTCCAATACCCTACATACATCTACTTAGAATCACACCATAAATACCGTCAACATCCTGTTCTTCTCTCCCAAATACACACTAAGTATTAAAAGGGCTGCTTTACTAATGATTAGCCTTTGATATTTAAATTATCAAGCGCTCCAACCCGAAAAGCTAGCGAGGAACCCTACCCAAACAAACCATAAACACTTATAAAACAGACACTTATCAATAAAACCAAATTCTAATACAACCAAGACCACCACAAGAGTAAGGTATGCGTTTAGTTTCGGTTGACCCACGCCCTATCCGCGTATTAATTTTGCACTTTTCCAATTACAAATCTTAAACAATTGAAAATGAGAAATTTAAAATTTTCCATCCTAGCATTGATTGTTGTTATTTTTTTTAGCTGTGAGGACAACAATAACGAGAACTATCAACCTACCTTTTCAAAAACCAACCCTTCCCTATCTACTCAAGAATCATCTCAGACTAATGCCAAGAAAAAAGGCGACAAGAAATTTTTACTAGTACACGGAGCCTGGCACCCTGAAGGCTCATGGAACAAAATGGTAGTAGGTCTCGAAAAATTTGGCCATGAAGTACACACCATTCAACTTCCAGGCTTAGGCACTGACAGAACTCCGATCAGCCAGATTACCTTAGCCACACATGTAAATGCTGTTACCTCCAAAATGCAAGAGATAGGGAGCGGCATCACATTAGTAGGCCATTCTTATGGTGGCGTAGTTATTTCTCAGGCAGCAGAAAACCTAAGTTCATACGTAGATCAAGTGGTGTATGTATCTGCTTTTATGCTCAATGATGGGCAGAGCTTATTTGATATAGCCGCCACCGACCTCAACTCTGTAGTTACCCAAAATATTGTGATTACAGGCGACAGCGTATTTATACCGGAAG includes the following:
- a CDS encoding alpha/beta fold hydrolase encodes the protein MRNLKFSILALIVVIFFSCEDNNNENYQPTFSKTNPSLSTQESSQTNAKKKGDKKFLLVHGAWHPEGSWNKMVVGLEKFGHEVHTIQLPGLGTDRTPISQITLATHVNAVTSKMQEIGSGITLVGHSYGGVVISQAAENLSSYVDQVVYVSAFMLNDGQSLFDIAATDLNSVVTQNIVITGDSVFIPEDAYENAFYNYGQNSNNKNIDEDIYFIKTLLVPQPLATFTTPISLSSAYNNLDKVYISCTDDRAITPQAQQNMYSNYPDVQVYTIQNADHSPFLSRPNQLLNILKGL